In Thauera sp. JM12B12, one DNA window encodes the following:
- a CDS encoding quinone oxidoreductase — protein sequence MTQATTHAIRIHRIGGPEVLQWEVVTLPPPAAGEVRLRHHAIGLNFIDTYHRSGLYPLPLPSGLGMEGAGVVEAVGEGVAEVRVGDRVAYTNGPLDAYSEARNIPARHLVVLPDELSFEQGAAMMLQGITAQYLLHSTYPVRAGETILVHAAAGGVGSILVQWAKLLGATVIGTVGSDEKALRARALGCDHVIVYSRESFPERVRALTGGEGVAVVYDSVGRDTFLGSVACLRRRGTMVSYGNATGPVAPFDCALLHKAGSVFVTRPGLPDYIATRDELVARAASLFEVVRSGKVKVEVMQRYALKDAAQAHRDLEARRTTGSTVLLP from the coding sequence ATGACCCAGGCCACCACTCACGCAATTCGCATTCACCGCATCGGCGGACCCGAGGTGCTGCAATGGGAGGTCGTCACGCTGCCGCCGCCCGCCGCAGGCGAGGTGCGCCTGCGCCACCATGCGATCGGGCTCAACTTCATCGATACCTACCATCGCAGCGGGCTGTATCCGCTGCCCCTGCCGTCGGGGCTGGGCATGGAGGGGGCGGGCGTGGTCGAGGCGGTGGGCGAGGGGGTCGCCGAGGTGCGCGTGGGCGACCGCGTCGCCTACACCAACGGCCCGCTCGACGCCTATTCCGAGGCACGCAACATTCCGGCCCGGCATCTGGTCGTGCTGCCGGACGAGCTGTCCTTCGAGCAGGGTGCGGCGATGATGCTGCAGGGCATCACCGCGCAATACCTTTTGCATTCCACCTACCCGGTGAGGGCGGGCGAGACCATCCTGGTGCATGCCGCTGCCGGCGGCGTGGGCTCGATCCTGGTGCAGTGGGCGAAGCTGCTCGGTGCCACCGTGATCGGCACCGTGGGCAGCGACGAAAAGGCGCTGCGCGCGCGTGCGCTGGGGTGCGACCACGTCATCGTCTATTCGCGCGAAAGCTTCCCGGAGCGGGTGCGGGCACTCACCGGCGGCGAGGGTGTGGCGGTGGTGTACGACTCGGTCGGTCGCGATACCTTCCTGGGCTCGGTGGCCTGCCTGCGCCGGCGCGGCACGATGGTGAGCTACGGCAACGCCACCGGCCCGGTGGCGCCATTCGATTGCGCGCTGTTGCACAAGGCGGGCTCGGTGTTCGTGACCCGCCCCGGCCTGCCCGACTACATCGCTACCCGCGACGAACTGGTCGCGCGCGCCGCCTCGCTGTTCGAGGTGGTGCGCAGCGGCAAGGTGAAGGTGGAGGTCATGCAGCGTTATGCGCTCAAGGACGCGGCCCAGGCACATCGCGATCTCGAGGCGCGCAGGACCACAGGCTCGACGGTCCTGCTGCCCTGA
- the dnaE gene encoding DNA polymerase III subunit alpha, whose product MTSAALTPAEPGPVPSAPRFVHLRLHSEYSITDGIVQLDQAIAAAAADGMPALGMSDLANLFGMVKFYKGARGKGIKPIVGVDAWIQNEVERDKPQRVLLICRNRAGYGQLCELLTRAYLDNKHRGRAEMRRAWFEGGAASELLCLSGAMSGDVGAAIAAGNLALAEQLAADWARLFPDAFYIEIQRAGHPGTETYIRHAVDIAGRLGLPVVATHPVQFLKREDFKAHEARVCIAQGYVLADKRRPRDFTEEQYLKSQAEMCELFADLPEALENAVEIARRCSLTVQLGKNFLPLFPTPEGMTLDDFLVAEAKAGLERRLAQLYPHPEEREKQRPRYEERLKFETDTIIQMGFPGYFLIVADFIRWGKKNGVPVGPGRGSGAGSLVAYSLDITDLDPLEYALLFERFLNPERVSMPDFDIDFCQDNRYRVIEYVRERYGKDAVSQIATFGTMASKAVVRDVGRVLDLPYGLCDRLSKLIPIEGAKPVSLNKAYEMEPQIGEMMADGNDGESVRDLWSLAQPLEGLSRNVGMHAGGVLIAPGKLTDFCPLYIADGDDATPVSQFDKDDVEAVGLVKFDFLGLRNLTIIELALEYVARLEGSRPDLMSLGFEDPAAYQILKDANTTAIFQVESDGMKKLLKKLAPDRFEDIIAVLALYRPGPLGSGMVDDFILRKKGQQEIDYFHPDLKACLEPTYGVIVYQEQVMQISQIIGGYTLGGADMLRRAMGKKKADEMAKHRATIAEGAKQKGYDPALAEQLFDLMTKFAEYGFNKSHTAAYAVVTYHTAWLKAHHCAAFMAATMSSDLDNTDTVKIFYEDTLANGIKVLPPDVNTSDYRFVPVDRKTIRYGLGAVKGVGEPAVRAILAARQKGGDFRDLFDFCERVDRRMVNRRVIEALIRAGAMDTLAGHKGLDRAQLMATVALAMEAAEQAAANAMQGGLFDLMPEAAGAAPEFARVRAWSERERLKEEKLAIGFFLSGHPFNAFKPEVRRFVRRTLAQLEPSRDLTTLAGVVMEQRTKVGNRGKMAFVQIDDGTEPREVTVYSEVLDASRGKIVTDEVVVVEAKVSNDDFSGGLRIIADRILTLGEARSRFARALQLRINGEVAASGGAVSAAGKLQTLLEPFREGGCPIRVSYRNASAEAELPLGDEWRVRLEDALLEGLREWLPPEAVEVLYP is encoded by the coding sequence ATGACTTCCGCAGCCCTTACCCCGGCCGAGCCGGGCCCGGTGCCCAGCGCGCCGCGCTTCGTTCACCTTCGTCTCCATTCCGAATACTCGATCACCGACGGCATCGTCCAGCTCGATCAGGCGATCGCCGCCGCCGCCGCCGATGGCATGCCGGCGCTCGGCATGTCCGACCTCGCCAACCTGTTCGGCATGGTCAAGTTCTACAAGGGCGCGCGTGGCAAGGGCATCAAGCCCATCGTCGGCGTGGACGCCTGGATCCAGAACGAGGTCGAGCGCGACAAGCCGCAGCGCGTGCTGCTGATCTGCCGCAACCGCGCCGGCTACGGCCAGCTCTGCGAACTGCTCACGCGCGCCTACCTCGACAACAAGCACCGCGGTCGCGCCGAGATGCGTCGCGCGTGGTTCGAGGGCGGCGCAGCGAGCGAGCTGCTGTGCCTGTCGGGCGCGATGAGCGGCGACGTCGGCGCGGCGATCGCCGCCGGCAACCTCGCGCTCGCCGAGCAGCTCGCCGCCGACTGGGCGCGCCTCTTCCCGGACGCCTTCTACATCGAGATCCAGCGCGCCGGCCACCCCGGCACCGAGACCTACATCCGGCACGCGGTGGACATCGCCGGGCGGCTCGGTCTGCCGGTGGTGGCGACGCACCCGGTGCAGTTCCTCAAGCGCGAGGACTTCAAGGCGCATGAGGCGCGGGTGTGCATCGCCCAGGGCTACGTGCTGGCCGACAAGCGCCGGCCGCGCGACTTCACCGAGGAGCAGTACCTCAAGAGCCAGGCGGAGATGTGCGAACTCTTCGCCGACCTGCCCGAAGCGCTCGAGAACGCGGTCGAGATCGCCCGCCGTTGCTCGCTTACCGTGCAGCTGGGCAAGAACTTCCTGCCGCTGTTCCCGACCCCGGAAGGCATGACGCTGGACGACTTCCTGGTGGCGGAGGCCAAGGCCGGTCTCGAGCGCCGCCTCGCCCAGCTCTACCCCCACCCCGAGGAGCGCGAAAAGCAGCGCCCGCGTTACGAGGAACGGCTCAAGTTCGAGACCGACACCATCATCCAGATGGGCTTCCCGGGCTACTTCCTGATCGTGGCCGACTTCATCCGCTGGGGGAAGAAGAACGGCGTGCCGGTCGGCCCGGGCCGCGGCTCGGGTGCCGGCTCGCTGGTGGCCTACTCGCTCGACATCACCGACCTCGACCCGCTCGAATACGCGCTGCTGTTCGAGCGCTTCCTGAACCCGGAGCGGGTGTCGATGCCCGACTTCGACATCGACTTCTGCCAGGACAACCGCTACCGCGTCATCGAGTACGTGCGCGAGCGCTACGGCAAGGACGCGGTGAGCCAGATCGCCACCTTCGGCACCATGGCCTCGAAGGCGGTGGTGCGCGACGTCGGCCGCGTGCTCGACCTGCCCTACGGCCTGTGCGACCGGCTGTCGAAGCTGATCCCGATCGAGGGCGCCAAGCCCGTCTCGCTGAACAAGGCCTACGAGATGGAGCCGCAGATCGGCGAGATGATGGCCGACGGCAACGACGGCGAGTCGGTGCGCGACCTGTGGAGCCTGGCGCAGCCGCTCGAGGGCTTGAGCCGCAACGTCGGCATGCACGCCGGCGGTGTGCTGATCGCGCCCGGCAAGCTCACCGACTTCTGCCCGCTCTACATCGCCGACGGCGACGACGCCACGCCGGTGTCGCAGTTCGACAAGGACGACGTCGAGGCCGTGGGCCTGGTGAAGTTCGACTTCCTCGGCCTGCGCAACCTCACCATCATCGAGCTCGCGCTGGAGTACGTGGCGCGTCTGGAGGGCAGCCGGCCCGACCTGATGAGTCTGGGCTTCGAGGACCCCGCCGCCTACCAGATCCTGAAGGACGCCAACACCACGGCGATCTTCCAGGTCGAATCGGACGGCATGAAGAAGCTGCTGAAGAAGCTCGCGCCCGACCGCTTCGAGGACATCATCGCGGTGCTCGCGCTCTACCGTCCCGGTCCGCTCGGCTCGGGAATGGTGGACGACTTCATCCTGCGCAAGAAGGGCCAGCAGGAGATCGACTACTTCCACCCCGACCTCAAGGCCTGCCTGGAGCCGACCTACGGCGTCATCGTGTACCAGGAACAGGTGATGCAGATCTCCCAGATCATCGGGGGCTACACGCTGGGCGGCGCCGACATGCTGCGCCGCGCGATGGGCAAGAAGAAGGCCGACGAGATGGCCAAGCACCGCGCCACCATCGCCGAGGGCGCGAAGCAGAAGGGCTACGACCCGGCGCTCGCCGAGCAGCTCTTCGACCTGATGACCAAGTTCGCGGAGTACGGCTTCAACAAGTCGCACACCGCGGCCTACGCGGTGGTCACCTACCACACCGCCTGGCTCAAGGCGCACCACTGCGCGGCCTTCATGGCGGCGACGATGTCGTCCGACCTGGACAACACCGACACGGTCAAGATCTTCTACGAGGACACGCTCGCCAACGGCATCAAGGTGCTGCCGCCGGATGTGAACACCTCCGACTACCGCTTCGTGCCGGTGGATCGCAAGACCATCCGCTACGGCCTGGGCGCGGTGAAGGGCGTGGGCGAGCCGGCGGTGCGGGCGATCCTCGCCGCGCGGCAGAAGGGCGGAGACTTCCGCGACCTGTTCGACTTCTGCGAGCGGGTGGACCGGCGCATGGTGAACCGCCGCGTCATCGAGGCGCTGATCCGCGCCGGCGCGATGGATACGCTGGCGGGCCACAAGGGCCTGGACCGCGCGCAGCTGATGGCGACCGTGGCCTTGGCGATGGAGGCGGCCGAGCAGGCGGCGGCCAACGCGATGCAGGGCGGGCTCTTCGACCTGATGCCCGAGGCTGCGGGCGCGGCGCCGGAGTTCGCCAGGGTGAGGGCGTGGAGCGAGCGCGAGCGCCTCAAGGAAGAGAAGCTCGCGATCGGCTTCTTCCTCTCCGGCCACCCCTTCAACGCCTTCAAGCCCGAGGTGCGCCGCTTCGTGCGCCGCACGCTGGCCCAGCTCGAGCCCTCGCGCGACCTCACCACGCTGGCCGGGGTGGTCATGGAGCAGCGCACCAAGGTCGGCAACCGCGGCAAGATGGCCTTCGTGCAGATCGATGACGGGACCGAGCCGCGCGAGGTGACGGTGTACTCCGAGGTGCTTGACGCCAGCCGCGGCAAGATCGTCACCGACGAGGTCGTCGTGGTCGAGGCCAAGGTCAGCAACGACGACTTCTCGGGTGGGCTGCGCATCATCGCCGACCGCATCCTCACGCTGGGCGAGGCGCGCAGCCGCTTCGCGCGCGCCCTGCAACTGCGCATCAACGGCGAAGTGGCCGCGAGCGGCGGCGCGGTGAGTGCCGCCGGCAAGCTGCAGACCCTGCTCGAGCCCTTCCGCGAAGGGGGTTGCCCGATCCGGGTCAGCTACCGCAATGCGAGTGCGGAGGCCGAACTGCCCCTGGGCGACGAATGGCGGGTGCGACTCGAGGATGCCCTGCTCGAGGGCCTGCGCGAGTGGCTGCCGCCGGAAGCGGTCGAGGTGCTCTACCCCTGA
- a CDS encoding mechanosensitive ion channel family protein, which produces MKTPEPTRALAPWLRTAIGLALLVLTAVFAEPLLRLLPPGPGLQVWLEPLRNAAIALAMFAGAHLVHALVAARLAQRRKGQRPVPKVLLDLFRVFLFALALLVALSLLFRQDLSGILTGSGLVLAVLGFAIRNVVADTLSGIALGIEAPFRMGDWVRIETLAQGRVQEIGWRTTRLVTRDSTYVILPNSQISRQRITNFSAPRKEYRDHAELTLPADLPVAEAKALILEALQGAESIVGDKPPEAQVAHYGPQGITYRVKYWVAQHDREPVCRNEVFSLIDAALRARGTPLAQAPAPCAACKTDREQATL; this is translated from the coding sequence ATGAAGACGCCCGAACCCACGCGCGCGCTCGCGCCCTGGCTGCGCACCGCGATCGGACTCGCCCTGCTGGTGCTGACGGCGGTCTTCGCCGAGCCGCTGCTCCGCCTGCTGCCGCCCGGCCCGGGTCTGCAGGTCTGGCTCGAACCGCTGCGCAACGCCGCCATCGCCCTGGCGATGTTCGCGGGCGCCCACCTCGTGCATGCGCTGGTGGCGGCCCGGCTCGCGCAGCGCCGCAAGGGTCAGCGGCCGGTGCCCAAGGTCCTGCTCGACCTGTTCAGGGTGTTCCTGTTCGCGCTCGCGCTGCTGGTCGCCCTGTCGCTGCTGTTCCGCCAGGATCTGTCCGGCATCCTCACCGGTTCGGGGCTGGTGCTGGCGGTGCTCGGCTTCGCCATCCGCAACGTCGTCGCCGACACCTTGTCCGGCATCGCGCTCGGCATCGAGGCGCCGTTCCGCATGGGCGACTGGGTGCGGATCGAGACCCTGGCGCAGGGTCGGGTGCAGGAGATCGGCTGGCGCACGACGCGGCTCGTGACCCGCGACAGCACCTACGTGATCCTGCCCAACAGCCAGATCTCGCGCCAGCGCATCACCAATTTCAGCGCGCCGCGCAAGGAGTACCGCGACCACGCCGAACTCACCCTGCCGGCGGACCTCCCGGTGGCCGAGGCCAAGGCCCTGATCCTCGAGGCCCTGCAAGGCGCGGAGAGCATCGTCGGCGACAAGCCGCCCGAGGCCCAGGTCGCGCACTACGGGCCTCAGGGCATCACCTACCGGGTGAAGTACTGGGTGGCACAGCACGACCGCGAACCGGTCTGCCGCAACGAGGTGTTCAGCCTGATCGATGCCGCGCTGCGCGCACGGGGCACGCCGCTCGCGCAAGCGCCGGCCCCCTGCGCCGCGTGCAAGACCGATCGGGAGCAGGCGACGCTGTGA
- a CDS encoding acylphosphatase: MPDTPAAGATPAIARLLRIHGRVQGVWYRASAQAEASRLGLAGWVRNRSDGSVEALAVGRHSHVEAFIAWAHQGPPKAQVLRVEVIETGVEALDGFEQRPTV; this comes from the coding sequence ATGCCTGACACACCCGCTGCCGGCGCAACGCCCGCAATCGCCCGCCTGCTCCGGATCCACGGCCGCGTGCAGGGCGTCTGGTATCGCGCCAGCGCGCAGGCCGAAGCGTCACGGCTGGGCCTCGCGGGCTGGGTGCGCAACCGCAGCGACGGCAGCGTCGAGGCGCTCGCAGTCGGCCGCCACAGCCATGTCGAGGCCTTCATCGCGTGGGCGCATCAGGGACCGCCCAAGGCGCAGGTGTTGCGCGTCGAGGTGATCGAGACCGGCGTGGAGGCGCTCGACGGCTTCGAGCAGCGGCCGACGGTCTGA
- a CDS encoding SulP family inorganic anion transporter: MKLEFRPKLLDTLPGYGRAAFAGDLSAGITVGVLALPLAMAFAIASGMSPTAGIWTAIVAGFLIALLGGSKVQIGGPTGAFIPIIYAIVADLGVQNLLIATMMSGVLLFAMGALRLGSMIRFIPLSVVIGFTNGIAVVIFISQIKDFLGLRIDNLPGEFFAKMGALIHALPTVDLPTVAVAVISLAILVAWNRQAVRTAWMRRLPGPLAVLILMTAVNALVALPVDTIGSRFGGIPQQIPAFGLPELSLSALGKLIAPAITIALLGAIESLLSARVADSQIDDRHDPNQELMAQGIANVAAPLFGGFAATGAIARTATNIRTGGRTPVAGMIHAGVLLAIVLALAPAASHIPLATLSAIVVMVSINMGEWHAFAPRELARYSLQYRTILLGTFLLTVVFDLTLAVEIGMVLASLFFMYRMSDLTRIERIALPELDGAETQLRADGTPRVLAYKLSGSLFFGAANKLENLLLMQDGHPDVVILDMDRVISLDTTGLDILQTLHRNLNKRGAHLILCHLGSQPGSIVFRSGFLDKLGDDNITATLEEAVARARLLSGKEPEIAYA; encoded by the coding sequence ATGAAACTCGAATTCCGTCCCAAGCTCCTCGACACCCTGCCCGGCTACGGCCGCGCGGCCTTCGCCGGCGACCTCTCGGCGGGCATCACCGTCGGCGTGCTCGCGCTGCCGCTGGCGATGGCCTTCGCGATCGCCTCCGGCATGTCGCCCACCGCCGGCATCTGGACAGCGATCGTCGCCGGCTTCCTGATCGCGCTGCTGGGCGGCTCGAAAGTGCAGATCGGCGGCCCCACCGGCGCCTTCATCCCGATCATCTACGCCATCGTCGCCGACCTCGGCGTGCAGAACCTGCTCATCGCCACGATGATGTCGGGCGTGCTGCTGTTCGCGATGGGCGCGCTGCGCCTGGGCAGCATGATCCGCTTCATCCCGCTGTCGGTGGTGATCGGCTTCACCAACGGCATCGCGGTGGTGATCTTCATCTCGCAGATCAAGGACTTCCTGGGCCTCAGGATCGACAACCTGCCGGGCGAGTTCTTCGCCAAGATGGGGGCGCTGATCCATGCGCTGCCGACGGTGGACCTGCCCACGGTGGCGGTGGCGGTGATCTCGCTGGCGATCCTGGTGGCGTGGAACCGCCAGGCCGTCAGGACCGCCTGGATGCGCCGCCTGCCCGGACCGCTGGCGGTGCTGATCTTGATGACCGCGGTCAATGCGCTCGTCGCGCTGCCGGTGGACACCATCGGCAGCCGCTTCGGCGGCATCCCGCAGCAGATCCCGGCCTTCGGCCTGCCAGAGCTGAGCCTGTCGGCGCTCGGCAAGCTGATCGCGCCGGCGATCACGATCGCGCTGCTCGGCGCCATCGAGTCGCTGCTCTCCGCCCGCGTCGCCGACAGCCAGATCGACGACCGCCACGATCCCAACCAGGAGCTGATGGCGCAGGGCATCGCCAACGTCGCCGCGCCGCTGTTCGGCGGCTTCGCCGCCACCGGGGCGATCGCGCGCACCGCGACCAACATCCGCACCGGCGGCCGCACGCCGGTCGCCGGCATGATCCACGCCGGCGTGCTGCTGGCGATCGTGCTCGCGCTCGCCCCCGCCGCCAGCCACATCCCGCTCGCCACGCTGTCGGCGATCGTGGTCATGGTGTCGATCAACATGGGCGAGTGGCACGCCTTCGCGCCGCGCGAGCTGGCGCGCTATTCGCTGCAGTACCGCACCATCCTGCTCGGCACCTTCCTCCTCACCGTTGTGTTCGACCTCACGCTCGCAGTGGAGATCGGCATGGTGCTGGCGAGCCTGTTCTTCATGTACCGCATGTCGGACCTCACCCGCATCGAGCGCATCGCGCTGCCCGAGCTCGACGGCGCCGAGACGCAGCTGCGCGCGGACGGCACGCCGCGCGTGCTCGCCTACAAGTTGAGCGGCAGCCTGTTCTTCGGGGCCGCCAACAAGCTGGAGAACCTGCTGCTGATGCAGGACGGCCACCCCGACGTGGTGATCCTCGACATGGACCGTGTGATCAGTCTCGACACCACCGGGCTCGACATCCTGCAGACCCTGCACCGCAACCTGAACAAGCGCGGCGCCCACCTGATCCTGTGCCACCTTGGCTCGCAGCCTGGTTCGATCGTGTTCCGCTCAGGCTTCCTGGACAAGTTGGGCGACGACAACATCACCGCCACGCTCGAAGAGGCCGTCGCCCGCGCGCGCCTGCTGAGCGGCAAGGAACCGGAGATCGCCTATGCCTGA
- the metG gene encoding methionine--tRNA ligase, which produces MPRKLLVTNALPYANGDIHLGHLVGYIQADIWVRYQRMRGHSVHYVCADDTHGTPVMLRAEKEGLTPEQLIERVHGEHLRDFTAFGVAFDNYHSTHSVENRFYAEDIYGKLKAGGLIDTRSIEQYYDPVKEMFLPDRFIKGECPKCGAADQYGDNCEACGAAYAPTELKNPYSAVSGAKPVLKTSEHYFFRLSDERAVAFLREWTRGTNAAGERRLQAEAANKMKEWLGEEGENKLSDWDISRDAPYFGFEIPGAPGKYFYVWLDAPIGYLASFRNLATRRADAGETIPVEDYTDAARAAATGAEMVHFIGKDILYFHALFWPAMLKFAGYATPSQLCVNGFLTVDGAKMSKSRGTFITAHSYITQKLNPEWLRYYFAGKSNGTMEDVDLNLDDMIAKVNSDLVGKFVNIASRCAGFIGKRFDGKLGAVDTAACADFAAAWTEGRIAAAYDERDYSRALREIMRLADVANQYVNDHKPWELAKQEGQEAHLHTVCSTALTMFRDLTRYLKPVLPALAAQVEAFLAIPAMDWQGEWAALPAGHAIQAYSHLMTRVERKQIDALLEANRESLAPTAAAPVKDAAVAKAASSQQRHAEKQQHAAQAAEAPSAHISIDDFTKVDLRIAKIVNAEHVDGADKLIRLSLDIGETDEAGNPRPRQVFAGIKSAYDPATLIGRTTVMVANLAPRKMKFGMSEGMVLAASDADGKTPGLFILSPDAGALPGMKVK; this is translated from the coding sequence ATGCCCCGCAAGCTCCTCGTCACCAACGCCCTGCCCTACGCCAACGGCGACATCCACCTCGGCCACCTCGTGGGCTACATCCAGGCCGACATCTGGGTGCGCTACCAGCGCATGCGGGGACATTCGGTGCATTACGTCTGCGCGGACGACACCCACGGCACGCCGGTCATGCTGCGCGCCGAGAAGGAGGGCCTCACCCCCGAGCAGCTGATCGAGCGCGTACACGGCGAACACCTGCGCGACTTCACCGCCTTCGGCGTCGCTTTCGACAACTACCACTCCACCCACAGCGTCGAGAACCGCTTCTACGCCGAGGACATCTACGGCAAGTTGAAGGCCGGCGGCCTGATCGACACGCGCTCGATCGAGCAGTACTACGACCCGGTCAAGGAGATGTTCCTGCCGGACCGCTTCATCAAGGGCGAGTGCCCCAAGTGCGGCGCGGCGGACCAGTACGGCGACAACTGCGAGGCGTGTGGCGCGGCCTACGCCCCGACCGAGTTGAAGAACCCGTACTCGGCCGTCTCCGGCGCCAAGCCGGTGCTGAAAACCTCCGAGCATTACTTCTTCCGCCTGTCGGACGAGCGTGCGGTGGCCTTCCTGCGCGAATGGACGCGCGGCACCAACGCCGCGGGCGAGCGCCGCCTGCAGGCGGAAGCGGCCAACAAGATGAAGGAGTGGCTCGGCGAGGAAGGCGAGAACAAGCTCTCCGACTGGGACATCTCGCGCGATGCGCCCTACTTCGGCTTCGAGATCCCGGGCGCGCCGGGCAAGTACTTCTACGTCTGGCTGGACGCGCCGATCGGCTACCTCGCCAGCTTCCGCAACCTCGCCACGAGGCGTGCCGACGCGGGCGAGACGATTCCTGTCGAGGACTACACCGACGCCGCCCGCGCCGCCGCGACGGGCGCCGAGATGGTGCACTTCATCGGCAAGGACATCCTCTATTTCCACGCCCTGTTCTGGCCCGCGATGCTCAAGTTCGCCGGCTACGCGACGCCCAGCCAGCTGTGCGTGAACGGTTTCCTGACCGTCGACGGCGCCAAGATGAGCAAGAGCCGCGGCACCTTCATCACCGCGCACTCCTACATCACCCAGAAGCTCAACCCCGAGTGGCTGCGCTACTACTTCGCCGGCAAGTCCAACGGCACCATGGAAGACGTCGACCTCAACCTCGACGACATGATCGCCAAGGTCAATTCCGACCTCGTCGGCAAGTTCGTGAACATCGCCAGCCGCTGCGCCGGCTTCATCGGCAAGCGCTTCGACGGCAAGCTGGGCGCGGTCGATACCGCCGCCTGTGCCGACTTCGCCGCCGCGTGGACCGAAGGCCGGATTGCCGCCGCCTATGACGAGCGCGACTACAGCCGCGCGCTGCGCGAGATCATGCGCCTGGCCGATGTCGCCAACCAGTATGTCAACGACCACAAGCCGTGGGAGCTCGCCAAGCAGGAAGGCCAGGAAGCGCACCTGCACACGGTGTGCAGCACCGCACTGACCATGTTCCGCGACCTCACCCGCTACCTCAAGCCGGTGCTGCCGGCGCTCGCCGCGCAGGTCGAAGCCTTCCTCGCCATCCCGGCGATGGACTGGCAGGGCGAGTGGGCGGCGCTGCCCGCCGGCCACGCCATCCAGGCCTACAGCCACCTGATGACCCGCGTCGAGCGCAAGCAGATCGATGCGCTCCTCGAAGCCAACCGCGAGTCGCTCGCCCCGACTGCGGCCGCGCCGGTCAAGGACGCGGCGGTCGCCAAGGCGGCGTCCTCGCAGCAGCGCCATGCAGAGAAGCAGCAGCACGCCGCCCAGGCCGCGGAGGCACCCTCGGCGCACATCTCGATCGACGACTTCACCAAGGTCGACCTGCGCATCGCGAAGATCGTCAACGCCGAGCACGTCGACGGCGCCGACAAGCTGATCCGCCTCTCGCTCGACATCGGCGAGACCGACGAGGCCGGCAACCCGCGGCCGCGCCAGGTCTTCGCCGGCATCAAGTCGGCCTACGACCCGGCGACCCTCATCGGACGCACGACGGTGATGGTCGCCAACCTCGCGCCGCGCAAGATGAAGTTCGGCATGAGCGAGGGCATGGTGCTGGCCGCCTCGGATGCCGACGGCAAGACGCCCGGCCTCTTCATCCTGTCGCCCGACGCCGGCGCGCTGCCGGGCATGAAGGTCAAGTAA
- a CDS encoding OmpA family protein, producing MNAPRTVRLLAAAGLVSLLAACATTPAPQASDAVNRHALVRIAAPAPDWAALRQRLADATAALPGVELGAADKAGLRLQVPVPDGFASGKTEIRPSLANALDAVAPVLASEAGAAVKVVGHTDSQGSEMINLQLSIKRAEAVAEYFRQRGIALDRLSADGRGEADPLTSNATEEGRARNRRIELVLTRQP from the coding sequence ATGAACGCCCCACGCACCGTCCGCCTCCTGGCCGCCGCAGGCCTCGTTTCGCTGCTCGCCGCGTGCGCGACCACGCCCGCGCCGCAGGCCTCCGACGCCGTCAACCGCCATGCCCTCGTGCGCATCGCCGCACCCGCGCCCGACTGGGCGGCGCTCCGCCAGCGCCTGGCCGATGCCACCGCCGCGCTGCCGGGCGTCGAGCTCGGCGCGGCCGACAAGGCGGGGCTGCGCCTGCAGGTCCCCGTCCCGGACGGCTTCGCAAGCGGCAAGACCGAGATACGCCCCTCGCTCGCCAACGCGCTCGACGCCGTGGCGCCGGTCCTCGCTTCCGAGGCGGGCGCGGCGGTCAAGGTCGTGGGCCACACCGACAGCCAGGGCAGCGAGATGATCAACCTGCAGCTCTCGATCAAGCGCGCCGAGGCGGTGGCCGAGTACTTTCGCCAGCGCGGAATCGCACTCGATCGTCTGAGCGCCGACGGTCGCGGCGAAGCCGATCCGCTCACCAGCAACGCGACCGAAGAGGGGCGCGCACGCAACCGGCGCATCGAACTCGTCCTCACCCGCCAGCCTTAG